From a single Ciconia boyciana chromosome 4, ASM3463844v1, whole genome shotgun sequence genomic region:
- the TPGS2 gene encoding tubulin polyglutamylase complex subunit 2 isoform X2 codes for MEEKPSASIKPYLDKLTLGVTRILETSPGVAEVMFVEKEPAECHTIISWEQKNSCILPEDLKNFYLMTDGFQMTWSVKTDDTPMPLGSMVINSVSKLCRLGGSSMYTLPNAPTLADLEDDTDEEGNGDKPEKPHFDSRSLIFELDPCNGNGKVCLVYKHTKPVVSPDTEIWFLDRALYWHFLTKTFTAYYRLLITHLGLPQWQYAFTSYGVSPQAKQWFNMYKPITINTALLSEEADSFVNKLDPNKVFKSKNKTPVIKKKPPSQPAGSQKSHTSVTSSKTSSLAGNSSRK; via the exons agACTTCTCCAGGAGTTGCTGAGGTGATGTTTGTGGAAAAGGAGCCAGCTGAATGTCACACAATCATTTCATGGGAGCAA AAAAACTCCTGCATATTGCCAGAGGATTTAAAGAACTTCTATCTGATGACTGATGGCTTCCAGATGACCTGGAGTGTGAAGACCGATG ATACCCCAATGCCCCTGGGCTCCATGGTGATTAATAGTGTCTCGAAGCTATGTCGGCTTGGGGGTTCCTCTATGTACACTCTGCCTAATGCACCAACTCTCGCTGACCTAGAAGATGACACAGATGAGGAAG gtaATGGAGACAAACCAGAGAAGCCACACTTTGATTCTCGTAGTCTTATCTTTGAATTAGACCCATGCAATGGGAATGGGAAAGTTTGTCTTGTTTATAAGCACACTAAACCAG tTGTCTCCCCAGACACAGAGATATGGTTCCTGGACAGAGCTCTGTATTGGCATTTCCTCACCAAAACCTTCACAGCCTACTACCGCCTGCTCATTACCCACCTGGGTCTCCCACAGTGGCAGTACGCCTTCACCAGCTATGGGGTCAGCCCCCAGGCCAAG CAATGGTTTAACATGTATAAACCCATAACCATCAACACAGCTCTCCTCTCTGAAGAAGCTGATTCCTTTGTGAACAAGCTGGACCccaataaagtatttaaaagcaagaacaaaactcCAGTGATCAAAAAGAAACCACCCTCCCAGCCAGCAGGCTCCCAAAAGAGTCACACAAGCGTGACCTCCTCCAAGACATCCTCACTAGCTGGGAATTCTTCAAGGAAGTGA